In Dryobates pubescens isolate bDryPub1 chromosome 19, bDryPub1.pri, whole genome shotgun sequence, the following are encoded in one genomic region:
- the SPIRE2 gene encoding protein spire homolog 2 isoform X2: MARAAPRELSLEEVLKCYEQPLNEEQAWALCFQSCRAAAAAAAPAAAPLRTADIRLRGDGTVRLPPPPPPPPDLPLLLTPSAEAQMVQSLGFAIYRALDWGLDENEERELSPRLEQLIDLMTNSDSEDSGCGTADEGYGGQEEEEEAGEGPPRAVRTFGQAMRCCAARLADPAEAQAHYQAVCRALFAETVELKAFLAKIRDAKEMLEKLKEDEEAEERRAAAELGSLRNTDWARLWVQLMRELRHGVKLKKVQEKQFNPLPTEYQLTPFEMLMQDIRARNYKLRKVMVDGDIPPRVKKDAHELILDFIRSRPPLKQASERRLRPLPQKQRTLHEKILEEIRQERKLRPVEKSYCGQKGYSSLPCIPHACSDRLASSSCLELSRCAASTMPARPRPRVLLKAPTLAEMEEMNVSEEEDSPGTEVPLKRDRSFSEQDLAQLQSQLGGGQVAPPEPEPLQPELRPRSGSVPASCHPRPDSSAPPRAALCAVEERPEEGSSTAPGSSSKHLWLEFSHPVESLALTVEEMMNVRRVLVKAEMEKFQQSKELYSSLRKGKVCCCCRAKFPLFSWPAACLFCKRSVCSSCSLKMKMPSKKLAHIPVYALGFESLPGSLLAKALPLRRRETFHSLQSTSWRRVEEEFPHIYAQGSVLRDVCSDCAGFVTDVICSSRRSVAVLNAAPRRAAKARSLYGDCWHK; encoded by the exons ATGGCGCGGGCGGCGCCGcgggagctgtccctggaggaggTGCTGAAGTGCTACGAGCAGCCGCTGAACGAGGAGCAGGCCTGGGCGCTCTGTTTCCAGAGCTgccgagccgccgccgccgccgccgcccccgccgccgcaCCGCTCCGCACCGCCGACATTCGCCTCCGAGGAGACGGCACCGTCCGCctgcccccgccgccgccgccgccgcccg atctgcccctgctgctgacaCCCTCCGCTGAAGCCCAG ATGGTACAGTCACTGGGCTTTGCCATCTACCGGGCACTGGACTGGGGGCTGGATGAGAATGAGGAGCGGGAGCTGAGCCCAcggctggagcagctcatcgACCTGATGACCAACAGCGACTCAGAGGACAGTGGCTGCGGCACGGCTGACGAAGGCTatggtgggcaggaggaggaggaggaggcggggGAGGGGCCGCCACGTGCCGTCCGCACCTTTGGGCAGGCCATGAGGTGCTGTGCCGCCCGCCTGGCCGACCCTGCCGAGGCACAGGCACACTACCAGGCTGTCTGCCGGGCGCTCTTCGCTGAGACCGTCGAGCTCAAGGCCTTCCTTGCCAAGATCCGGGATGCCAAGGAG atgctggagaagctgaaggaggatgaggaggcagaggagcgacgggcagcagcagaactgggcAGCCTGCGCAACACTGACTGG GCCCGGCTGTGGGTGCAGCTGATGCGGGAGCTGCGGCACGGTGTGAAGCTCAAGAAGGTGCAGGAGAAGCAGTTCAACCCCCTGCCCACTGAGTACCAGCTCACCCCCTTCGAGATGCTCATGCAGGACATCCGTGCCCGCAACTACAAACTCCGCAAGGTCATG gtGGATGGAGACATCCCACCCCGGGTGAAGAAAGATGCCCATGAACTCATCCTTGACTTCATCCGCTCCCGGCCACCGCTAAAGCAG GCATCAGAGAGGCGGCTGCGGCCCCTTCCCCAGAAGCAGAGAACACTCCACGAGAAGATCCTAGAGGAGatcaggcaggagaggaagctTCGACCTGTAGAGAAGTCCTACTGTGGCCAGAAAG gctacagctccctgccctgcatcccACATGCCTGCTCAGACCGcctggcctccagctcctgccttgaGCTCTCCCGGTGTGCAGCCAGCACCATGCCAGCACGCCCACGTCCCCGTGTCCTGCTCAAGGCACCCACGCTGGCTGAGATGGAGGAGATGAACGTCTCTGAG GAGGAGGActcaccaggcacagaggtgccaCTGAAGCGGGATCGTTCCTTCTCGGAGCAggacctggcacagctgcagagccagctggggggCGGCCAGGTTGCACCGCCAGAGCCAGAGCCACTGCAGCCCGAGCTCAGACCCCGCTCAG gctctgtccctgctAGCTGCCATCCACGGCCAGatagctcagcaccaccccggGCTGCCCTTTGTGCTGTGGAGGAAAGACCAGAGGAGGGATCCAGTACTGCCCCTGGTAGCAGCTCCAAGCATCTCTGGCTG GAGTTCAGCCACCCCGTGGAGAGTCTGGCCCTCACCGTGGAGGAGATGATGAATGTGCGCAGGGTGCTGGTCAAGGCCGAGATGGAGAAGTTTCAGCAGAGCAAGGAGCTCTACAGCAGCCTGAGGAAGGGCAAG gtctgctgctgctgcagggctaagttccccctcttctcctggcCTGCAGCGTGCCTCTTCTGCAAGCG gtctgtctgcagctcctgcagcctgaag ATGAAGATGCCTTCCAAGAAGCTGGCTCACATCCCTGTCTATGCTCTGGGCTTCGAGAGCCTCCCGGGCTCACTGCTGGCCAAAGCCCTGCCACTGCGGAGGAGAGAGACCTTCCA